In Longimicrobiales bacterium, one genomic interval encodes:
- a CDS encoding HAMP domain-containing sensor histidine kinase, producing the protein MARSLQTSRRTKRTAARADAASYSRPNLLQLVAGYAGREIGLAAERVRGQLPADLQVSDEELTRHFVWVARACLVDVSSEEQNGATLTLRRRLVELLRADIVRHWEEEPVAGPDMLETLAKLERAQNACRPGLEQTFAAELADRGGLDLVVEVAHDMRSPLTSILFLSEILHGGQSGALNDVQKRQLGIIYSAALGLVGMASDMIEMARGGNQLPGPDPSSFSVNDILTSVHDLVRPTAEEKRLELTIEPLRSPRRIGFPTPLSRVLLNLTTNAIKFTEDGTVELSARPIGGASVEFAVRDTGPGIHPDAMATLYQPFRRQSARPTGYYFSGTGLGLAICRRLLEAMGSELKLETRAGWGTRFSFVLELPAANLL; encoded by the coding sequence GTGGCACGATCATTACAAACAAGTAGGCGCACGAAGCGCACGGCAGCCCGCGCGGACGCGGCGAGTTACAGCAGGCCCAACCTGCTGCAGCTCGTCGCTGGCTATGCCGGCCGGGAGATCGGCCTGGCCGCGGAGCGCGTGCGCGGGCAATTGCCGGCGGACCTGCAGGTCAGTGACGAGGAGCTGACGCGCCACTTCGTGTGGGTCGCGCGCGCGTGTCTCGTGGACGTGTCCAGCGAAGAGCAGAACGGCGCGACGCTGACGCTGCGACGCCGGCTGGTCGAGCTGCTGCGGGCGGACATCGTCCGGCACTGGGAGGAAGAGCCGGTCGCCGGGCCCGACATGCTCGAGACGCTGGCAAAGCTGGAGCGCGCGCAGAATGCGTGTCGGCCGGGGCTGGAGCAGACGTTCGCTGCGGAGCTGGCCGACCGGGGCGGCCTGGACCTGGTGGTCGAGGTTGCGCACGACATGCGCTCCCCCCTGACGTCGATCCTGTTCCTGTCGGAGATCCTGCACGGTGGCCAGAGCGGCGCGCTGAACGACGTGCAGAAGCGCCAGCTCGGCATCATCTACAGCGCAGCGCTCGGGCTCGTGGGCATGGCGAGCGACATGATCGAGATGGCGCGCGGCGGCAACCAGCTGCCCGGGCCGGATCCCAGCTCGTTCTCGGTCAATGACATCCTGACCAGCGTTCACGACCTGGTGCGGCCGACCGCGGAGGAGAAGCGGCTCGAGCTGACCATCGAGCCGCTGCGCTCGCCGCGGCGCATCGGCTTTCCAACGCCGCTCAGCCGCGTGCTGCTCAACCTCACGACCAACGCGATCAAGTTCACCGAGGACGGCACGGTCGAGCTGTCCGCCCGCCCGATCGGTGGTGCGAGCGTCGAGTTCGCGGTCCGTGACACCGGGCCCGGCATCCACCCGGATGCCATGGCGACGCTGTACCAGCCGTTCCGCCGCCAGTCCGCACGCCCGACGGGCTACTACTTCTCGGGCACCGGCCTGGGGCTCGCGATCTGCCGCCGCCTGCTGGAAGCGATGGGCTCGGAGCTGAAGCTCGAGACGCGCGCGGGGTGGGGCACACGGTTCAGCTTCGTGCTCGAGCTGCCCGCGGCGAACCTGCTGTAG